Proteins from a single region of Phalacrocorax carbo chromosome 25, bPhaCar2.1, whole genome shotgun sequence:
- the GJD3 gene encoding LOW QUALITY PROTEIN: gap junction delta-3 protein (The sequence of the model RefSeq protein was modified relative to this genomic sequence to represent the inferred CDS: inserted 1 base in 1 codon), with translation MGEWGFLSSLLDAVQEHSPMVGRFWLVVMLLFRILVLATVGSDVFEDEQEEFVCNTQQPGCKPVCYDDAFPISHYRFLVFHVVVLSAPAALFVIFAVHQAAKPGRGGAPGQRARSLQPFYVGSVVARIAAELGFLLGQALLYGFRVQPLFVCHRRPCPHRVDCFVSRPTEKTVFIHFYFVVGLVSALLSLAELAHLLRKVPSPRAXCCPRPQERGAAPGQPAGAAEEPCCPPPRGDLTV, from the exons ATGGGCGAGTGGGGCTTCCTGAGCTCGCTGCTGGACGCGGTGCAGGAGCACTCGCCCATGGTGGGGCGGTTCTGGCTGGTGGTGATGCTCCTCTTCCGCATCCTGGTCCTGGCCACCGTGGGCAGCGACGTCTTCGAGGACGAGCAGGAGGAGTTCGTCTGCAACACGCAGCAGCCGGGCTGCAAACCAGTCTGCTACGACGACGCCTTCCCCATCTCCCACTACCGCTTCCTCGTCTTCCACGTCGTCGTGCTCTCGGCCCCCGCCGCCCTTTTTGTCATCTTCGCCGTGCACCAGGCGGCAAagccggggcgcggcggggcccccGGCCAGCGTGCCCGCAGCCTCCAGCCCTTCTACGTGGGGAGCGTGGTGGCACGCATCGCAGCCGAGCTGGGCTTCCTGCTGGGGCAGGCGCTGCTCTACGGCTTCAGGGTGCAGCCGCTCTTCGTCTGCCACCGGCGGCCCTGCCCGCACCGCGTCGACTGCTTCGTCTCCCGCCCCACTGAGAAAACCGTCTTCATCCACTTCTACTTCGTGGTGGGGCTGGTCTCGGCGCTGCTCAGCCTGGCCGAGCTCGCCCACCTCCTGCGCAAGGTGCCCTCGCCCCGGG GGTGCTGCCCCCGGCCGCAGGAGCGGGGAGCGGCGCCCGGGCAGCCGGCGGGCGCTGCGGAGGAGCCTTGCTGCCCCCCACCACGGGGGGACCTCACCGTGTag
- the RARA gene encoding retinoic acid receptor alpha isoform X1 produces MASNSSSCPTPGGGHLNGYPVPPYAFFFPHMLGGLSPPSTLAGIQHQLPVSGYSTPSPATVETQSTSSEEIVPSPPSPPPLPRIYKPCFVCQDKSSGYHYGVSACEGCKGFFRRSIQKNMVYTCHRDKNCIINKVTRNRCQYCRLQKCFEVGMSKESVRNDRNKKKKDVPKPECSESYIITPEVEELIEKVRKAHQETFPALCQLGKYTTNNSSEQRVSLDIDLWDKFSELSTKCIIKTVEFAKQLPGFTTLTIADQITLLKAACLDILILRICTRYTPEQDTMTFSDGLTLNRTQMHNAGFGPLTDLVFAFANQLLPLEMDDAETGLLSAICLICGDRQDLEQPDKVDKLQEPLLEALKIYVRKRRPNKPHMFPKMLMKITDLRSISAKGAERVITLKMEIPGSMPPLIQEMLENSEGMDTLGGQPGGPRTGSLGPPPGSCSPSLSPSSNRSSPATHSP; encoded by the exons ATGGCCAGCAACAGCAGTTCCTGCCCCACGCCAGGAGGGGGGCACCTCAACGGCTACCCTGTGCCCCCCTACgccttcttcttcccccacatGCTGGGGGggctctcccctcccagcacgCTGGCCGGCATCCAACACCAGCTGCCCGTCAGTGGATACAGCACCCCTTCGCCCGCCA CTGTGGAGACGCAGAGCACCAGCTCGGAGGAGATCGTGCCCAGCCCGCCCTcgcccccgcccctgccccgcaTCTACAAGCCCTGCTTCGTCTGCCAGGACAAGTCCTCAGGGTACCACTACGGGGTGAGCGCCTGCGAGGGCTGCAAG GGCTTCTTCCGCCGCAGCATCCAGAAGAACATGGTGTACACGTGCCACCGGGACAAGAACTGCATCATCAACAAGGTGACGCGCAACCGGTGCCAGTACTGCCGCCTCCAGAAGTGCTTCGAAGTCGGCATGTCCAAGGAGT CCGTCCGCAACGACCGGAACAAGAAGAAGAAGGATGTGCCCAAGCCGGAGTGCTCGGAGAGCTACATCATCACGCCGGAGGTGGAGGAGCTCATCGAGAAGGTGCGCAAAGCCCACCAGGAGACCTTCCCCGCCCTCTGCCAGCTTGGCAAATACACTACG AACAACAGCTCGGAGCAGCGGGTCTCCCTGGACATCGACCTGTGGGACAAGTTCAGCGAGTTGTCCACCAAGTGCATCATCAAGACGGTGGAGTTTGCCAAGCAGCTCCCCGGCTTCACCACGCTCACCATCGCCGACCAGATTACCCTCCTCAAAGCCGCCTGCCTCGACATCCTG ATCCTGCGGATCTGCACGCGCTACACGCCGGAGCAGGACACCATGACCTTCTCGGACGGGCTGACGCTGAACCGCACGCAGATGCACAACGCCGGCTTCGGGCCCCTCACCGACCTGGTCTTCGCCTTCGCCAACCAGCTGCTGCCGCTGGAGATGGACGACGCCGAGACGGGGCTGCTCAGCGCCATCTGCCTCATCTGtggag accgCCAGGACCTGGAGCAGCCCGACAAAGTGGACAAGCTGCAGGAACCGCTGCTGGAGGCGCTGAAGATCTacgtgaggaagaggaggcccAACAAGCCCCACATGTTCCCCAAGATGCTCATGAAGATCACAGATCTCCGCAGCATCAGCGCCAAGG GCGCCGAGCGGGTGATCACGCTGAAGATGGAGATCCCGGGGTCGATGCCACCCCTCATCCAGGAGATGCTGGAGAACTCGGAGGGCATGGACACACTGGGGGGGCAGCCGGGCGGCCCCCGCACAGGCAGCCTGGGGCCCCCCCcgggcagctgcagccccagcctttcGCCCAGCTCCAACCGCAGCAGCCCGGCCACGCACTCGCCGTGA
- the RARA gene encoding retinoic acid receptor alpha isoform X2: MYEGAAVAGLPPGPFLRMDFYGPGRGCLLPEHGPPAPRGAPRRPPPWSSAGRSVETQSTSSEEIVPSPPSPPPLPRIYKPCFVCQDKSSGYHYGVSACEGCKGFFRRSIQKNMVYTCHRDKNCIINKVTRNRCQYCRLQKCFEVGMSKESVRNDRNKKKKDVPKPECSESYIITPEVEELIEKVRKAHQETFPALCQLGKYTTNNSSEQRVSLDIDLWDKFSELSTKCIIKTVEFAKQLPGFTTLTIADQITLLKAACLDILILRICTRYTPEQDTMTFSDGLTLNRTQMHNAGFGPLTDLVFAFANQLLPLEMDDAETGLLSAICLICGDRQDLEQPDKVDKLQEPLLEALKIYVRKRRPNKPHMFPKMLMKITDLRSISAKGAERVITLKMEIPGSMPPLIQEMLENSEGMDTLGGQPGGPRTGSLGPPPGSCSPSLSPSSNRSSPATHSP; this comes from the exons ATGTACGAGGGCGCGGCGGTGGCGGGGCTGCcccccggccccttcctccgCATGGATTTCtacgggccgggccggggctgcctGCTGCCGGAGCacggcccccccgcgccccgcggcgccccccgccgccccccgccctggAGCAGCGCCGGCCGCT CTGTGGAGACGCAGAGCACCAGCTCGGAGGAGATCGTGCCCAGCCCGCCCTcgcccccgcccctgccccgcaTCTACAAGCCCTGCTTCGTCTGCCAGGACAAGTCCTCAGGGTACCACTACGGGGTGAGCGCCTGCGAGGGCTGCAAG GGCTTCTTCCGCCGCAGCATCCAGAAGAACATGGTGTACACGTGCCACCGGGACAAGAACTGCATCATCAACAAGGTGACGCGCAACCGGTGCCAGTACTGCCGCCTCCAGAAGTGCTTCGAAGTCGGCATGTCCAAGGAGT CCGTCCGCAACGACCGGAACAAGAAGAAGAAGGATGTGCCCAAGCCGGAGTGCTCGGAGAGCTACATCATCACGCCGGAGGTGGAGGAGCTCATCGAGAAGGTGCGCAAAGCCCACCAGGAGACCTTCCCCGCCCTCTGCCAGCTTGGCAAATACACTACG AACAACAGCTCGGAGCAGCGGGTCTCCCTGGACATCGACCTGTGGGACAAGTTCAGCGAGTTGTCCACCAAGTGCATCATCAAGACGGTGGAGTTTGCCAAGCAGCTCCCCGGCTTCACCACGCTCACCATCGCCGACCAGATTACCCTCCTCAAAGCCGCCTGCCTCGACATCCTG ATCCTGCGGATCTGCACGCGCTACACGCCGGAGCAGGACACCATGACCTTCTCGGACGGGCTGACGCTGAACCGCACGCAGATGCACAACGCCGGCTTCGGGCCCCTCACCGACCTGGTCTTCGCCTTCGCCAACCAGCTGCTGCCGCTGGAGATGGACGACGCCGAGACGGGGCTGCTCAGCGCCATCTGCCTCATCTGtggag accgCCAGGACCTGGAGCAGCCCGACAAAGTGGACAAGCTGCAGGAACCGCTGCTGGAGGCGCTGAAGATCTacgtgaggaagaggaggcccAACAAGCCCCACATGTTCCCCAAGATGCTCATGAAGATCACAGATCTCCGCAGCATCAGCGCCAAGG GCGCCGAGCGGGTGATCACGCTGAAGATGGAGATCCCGGGGTCGATGCCACCCCTCATCCAGGAGATGCTGGAGAACTCGGAGGGCATGGACACACTGGGGGGGCAGCCGGGCGGCCCCCGCACAGGCAGCCTGGGGCCCCCCCcgggcagctgcagccccagcctttcGCCCAGCTCCAACCGCAGCAGCCCGGCCACGCACTCGCCGTGA
- the RARA gene encoding retinoic acid receptor alpha isoform X3, which produces MGVPASPTAVETQSTSSEEIVPSPPSPPPLPRIYKPCFVCQDKSSGYHYGVSACEGCKGFFRRSIQKNMVYTCHRDKNCIINKVTRNRCQYCRLQKCFEVGMSKESVRNDRNKKKKDVPKPECSESYIITPEVEELIEKVRKAHQETFPALCQLGKYTTNNSSEQRVSLDIDLWDKFSELSTKCIIKTVEFAKQLPGFTTLTIADQITLLKAACLDILILRICTRYTPEQDTMTFSDGLTLNRTQMHNAGFGPLTDLVFAFANQLLPLEMDDAETGLLSAICLICGDRQDLEQPDKVDKLQEPLLEALKIYVRKRRPNKPHMFPKMLMKITDLRSISAKGAERVITLKMEIPGSMPPLIQEMLENSEGMDTLGGQPGGPRTGSLGPPPGSCSPSLSPSSNRSSPATHSP; this is translated from the exons ATGGGGGTCCCGGCCAGTCCCACTG CTGTGGAGACGCAGAGCACCAGCTCGGAGGAGATCGTGCCCAGCCCGCCCTcgcccccgcccctgccccgcaTCTACAAGCCCTGCTTCGTCTGCCAGGACAAGTCCTCAGGGTACCACTACGGGGTGAGCGCCTGCGAGGGCTGCAAG GGCTTCTTCCGCCGCAGCATCCAGAAGAACATGGTGTACACGTGCCACCGGGACAAGAACTGCATCATCAACAAGGTGACGCGCAACCGGTGCCAGTACTGCCGCCTCCAGAAGTGCTTCGAAGTCGGCATGTCCAAGGAGT CCGTCCGCAACGACCGGAACAAGAAGAAGAAGGATGTGCCCAAGCCGGAGTGCTCGGAGAGCTACATCATCACGCCGGAGGTGGAGGAGCTCATCGAGAAGGTGCGCAAAGCCCACCAGGAGACCTTCCCCGCCCTCTGCCAGCTTGGCAAATACACTACG AACAACAGCTCGGAGCAGCGGGTCTCCCTGGACATCGACCTGTGGGACAAGTTCAGCGAGTTGTCCACCAAGTGCATCATCAAGACGGTGGAGTTTGCCAAGCAGCTCCCCGGCTTCACCACGCTCACCATCGCCGACCAGATTACCCTCCTCAAAGCCGCCTGCCTCGACATCCTG ATCCTGCGGATCTGCACGCGCTACACGCCGGAGCAGGACACCATGACCTTCTCGGACGGGCTGACGCTGAACCGCACGCAGATGCACAACGCCGGCTTCGGGCCCCTCACCGACCTGGTCTTCGCCTTCGCCAACCAGCTGCTGCCGCTGGAGATGGACGACGCCGAGACGGGGCTGCTCAGCGCCATCTGCCTCATCTGtggag accgCCAGGACCTGGAGCAGCCCGACAAAGTGGACAAGCTGCAGGAACCGCTGCTGGAGGCGCTGAAGATCTacgtgaggaagaggaggcccAACAAGCCCCACATGTTCCCCAAGATGCTCATGAAGATCACAGATCTCCGCAGCATCAGCGCCAAGG GCGCCGAGCGGGTGATCACGCTGAAGATGGAGATCCCGGGGTCGATGCCACCCCTCATCCAGGAGATGCTGGAGAACTCGGAGGGCATGGACACACTGGGGGGGCAGCCGGGCGGCCCCCGCACAGGCAGCCTGGGGCCCCCCCcgggcagctgcagccccagcctttcGCCCAGCTCCAACCGCAGCAGCCCGGCCACGCACTCGCCGTGA